A single window of Colletotrichum destructivum chromosome 9, complete sequence DNA harbors:
- a CDS encoding uncharacterized protein (Putative zn(2)Cys(6) fungal-type DNA-binding domain, transcription factor domain, fungi), whose translation MRETDVEQVKCTGGPEPCENCRRLSLGCTFTYSEASVTPDMGDPHALVPPSETLTEAGTRRRRIAAACIECRNQKAKCSGHRPQCYHCNRRSLACVYPSSSQSKRKNRQAGHHQQHHQQQPQQSTSPESISSTVVSQSAPCEAGSRLQRIRPSLNTALDHSLLSTDVVRQHLEAYFDHVYPIGHDFFHRPSMMEEFYAGKLPPILCTSVCATAAMFVSRSRESRVLSVQWAKEVEAYIFANLNVFKVLNIQLMILSMFQNFAYRQFGKMWLMISMAARLAVSFQLNDERQHPHPPPDNDTATLIKRECERRLVWHVWSMDKILSAGLDEFTALPNRWMRVSLPNSEHAFCHGLLKPTSKLDDGVEALASHEAGPNSYLIMLLPLRCEVLKSTKGIVLDSHSDSSPAAVAKAVAVMKNLQQRLINFLRNMPKHLQLSELNMFSHSTTSEFSSYLTLNSWYLQCCSDLYRVALPAPYRESAAPRFLANAPPDLVAEWRALAVSHALRQARLWEHVQNLRAKGALQSKQTRIPLRLGYGSMVHQCTKTLLTARRCGLYDGLTDPVTGDAVGLDDDAVQALCRSNVALLDEMARIAPVVAVLQQDVDKMVKADGDRRRQDDAEAQEHAPVSSEVQRSNLLSRYHPLSQSFDSNAETADEVALQHSDPPQPSSARASDTSPADVEMAELAGGKDTGGTTTAVPRESSHPVQAPEDIYPASLASAAGLNDIGSAFDGPLTWSGFAENQLASDYFVAPSQFDMSGELSWFLSGYMDPDPASV comes from the exons ATGAGAGAGACTGACGTCGAGCAGGTCAAGTGCACCGGCGGCCCGGAGCCGTGTGAGAACTGCCGCCGGCTGAGCCTCGGCTGCACGTTCACCTACTCGGAGGCCTCCGTCACGCCCGACATGGGCGATCCACACGCCCTCGTGCCCCCGTCGGAGACTCTCACAGAAGCCGGGACCAGACGCCGGCGCATCGCGGCCGCGTGCATAGAGTGTCGGAACCAGAAGGCCAAGTGCTCCGGCCATCGCCCGCAGTGCTATCACTGCAACCGACGGAGCCTCGCCTGCGTgtatccgtcgtcgtcgcagTCGAAACGTAAGAACAGACAGGCCggtcatcatcaacaacatcatcaacaacagccGCAACAGTCGACCTCCCCGGAGTCGATCAGTAGCACCGTCGTCAGCCAGAGCGCCCCTTGCGAGGCCGGATCGAGACTCCAGCGCATCCGGCCGTCGCTGAACACGGCGCTGGACCACTCGCTGCTCAgcaccgacgtcgtccgccaGCACCTCGAGGCATACTTCGACCACGTCTACCCGATCGGCCACGACTTCTTCCACCggccgtcgatgatggaggagttCTACGCCGGCAAGCTGCCGCCCATCCTGTGCACGTCCGTCtgcgccacggccgccatgTTCGTGTCCCGGTCCCGCGAATCGCGCGTGCTGTCGGTCCAGTGGgccaaggaggtcgaggctTACATCTTTGCGAACCTGAACGTCTTCAAGGTGCTCAACATCCAGCTCATGATCCTGTCCATGTTCCAGAACTTCGCCTACAGGCAGTTCGGCAAGATGTGGCTGATGATCAGCATGGCCGCGCGGCTGGCTGTGTCATTCCAGCTGAACGATGAGAGACAgcacccccacccccctcctgACAACGACACGGCCACGCTCATCAAGCGTGAGTGCGAGCGGCGGTTGGTTTGGCATGTGTGGAGCATGGACAAGATACTTTCAGCAGGCCTCGATGAGTTCACCGCGCTGCCGAACCGCTGGATGAGAGTCTCGCTACCAAACTCGGAGCATGCCTTCTGTCACGGTCTGCTGAAGCCGACAAGCAagctcgacgatggcgtgGAAGCGCTGGCGTCTCATGAGGCCGGGCCCAACTCATACCTCATCATGCTTTTGCCGCTCCGGTGTGAGGTACTCAA ATCTACGAAAGGGATCGTCCTAGACAGCCACTCGGACTCGTCCCCAGCTGCGgtggccaaggccgtcgccgttaTGAAGAACTTGCAGCAGCGGCTCATCAACTTCCTCAGAAACATGCCCAAGCACCTCCAGCTCAGCGAGCTTAACATGTTCTCCCACTCCACCACGTCCGAGTTCTCGTCCTACCTCACCCTTAACTCGTGGTACCTCCAGTGCTGCAGCGACCTGTACCGCGTCGCCCTGCCGGCCCCTTACCGCGAGAGCGCCGCCCCGCgcttcctcgccaacgcgCCGCCGGACCTCGTGGCCGAGTGGCGCGCCCTGGCCGTGTCCCACGCGCTGCGGCAGGCCAGGCTGTGGGAGCACGTGCAGAACCTCCGGGCCAAGGGAGCACTCCAGTCGAAGCAGACGCGCATCCCGCTCCGGCTCGGGTACGGCAGCATGGTGCACCAGTGCACCAAGACGCTCCTCACGGCGCGCCGGTGCGGGCTCTACGACGGCTTGACGGACCCCGTCACCGGCGACGCGgtcgggctcgacgacgacgccgtgcAGGCGCTCTGCCGGAGCAATGTCGCCCTGCTGGACGAGATGGCCAGGATcgcgcccgtcgtcgctgtGCTGCAGCAGGACGTCGACAAGATGGTGAAGGCGGACGGGGACCGGAGGCGgcaggacgacgccgaggcccaggagcATGCTCCCGTGAGCAGCGAGGTGCAGCGGAGCAACCTCCTCAGCAGATACCATCCGCTCTCGCAGAGTTTCGACAGCAacgccgagacggccgacgaggtcgcgCTCCAGCACTCGGACCCGCCGCAGCCGTCTTCTGCCCGGGCATCGGATACGAGCCCGGCAGACgtggagatggccgagctcgccggcggcaaagACACTGGGGGGACAacgacggcggtgccgcGGGAGTCGTCTCACCCGGTCCAGGCCCCTGAGGATATATACCCGGCTTCCCTGGCGAGCGCCGCCGGGCTGAACGACATCGGGTCGGCTTTCGACGGGCCGCTTACGTGGTCCGGGTTTGCAGAGAACCAACTGGCCTCCGATTACTTCGTGGCGCCGTCGCAGTTCGACATGAGCGGTGAGCTGAGTTGGTTCCTGTCGGGCTACATGGATCCAGACCCGGCCAGCGTCTAG
- a CDS encoding Putative pectinesterase, catalytic, pectin lyase/virulence factor, pectinesterase, Asp active, giving the protein MKSFLASLTFVTAALAAGRTSAPSGCLTVKKSPGSGQYGTIQKAVDALSTSDSKAQCIFIDQGTYSEQVLVPARTAQLTIYGYTADTSGYAGNKVTITAKKSQADGLNNDESATLRVKAKNFKLYNVNVANAYGKGSQAVALSAYADSGYYASQFTGFQDTVLSQQGNQFYSKCLIQGATDFIFGQKAMSWFEKCDLRVVANSVGYITANGRQSASDKSYYVFNGCTVAAADGNKVTDGAFYLGRPWREYAQVTFQSTSMTGVINSAGWKIWNNDDPRTSNVLFGEYKNTGIGSQGTRASFSKKLDSAVSISSILGGDYASAGYFDSAFL; this is encoded by the exons ATGAAGTCCTTTCTTGCCTCGCTCACCTTTGtcacggcggcgctggcAGCCGGCCgcacctcggcgccgtccgggTGCCTCACCGTCAAGAAGTCGCCCGGCAGCGGCCAGTACGGCACGATCcagaaggccgtcgacgcgctCTCGACGTCGGACTCCAAGGCGCAGTGCATCTTCATCGACCAGGGCACCTACAGCGAGCAGGTCCTCGTGCCCGCGCGGACGGCGCAGCTGACCATCTACGGCTACACGGCCGACACGAGCGGCTACGCCGGCAACAAGGTCACCATCACGGCCAAGAAGAGCCAGGCCGACGGCCTCAACAACGACGAGAGCGCCACGCTACgcgtcaaggccaagaacTTCAAGCTCtacaacgtcaacgtcgcCAACGCGTACGGCAAGGGCAGCCAGGCCGTCGCCCTCAGCGCCTACGCCGACAGCGGGTACTACGCCAGCCAGTTCACCGGCTTCCAGGACACCGTCCTCAGCCAGCAAGGCAACCAGTTCTACTCCAAGTGCCTGATCCAGGGCGCCACCGACTTCATCTTTGGCCAGAAGGCCATGAGCTGGTTCGAGAAGTGCGACCtgcgcgtcgtcgccaatTCTGTTGGGTACATAACGG CCAACGGCCGCCAGTCCGCGTCCGACAAGTCGTACTACGTCTTCAACGGCtgcaccgtcgccgctgcGGACGGCAACAAGGTCACCGACGGCGCCTTTTACCTCGGCCGCCCGTGGAGGGAGTACGCGCAGGTCACGTTCCAGAGCACGAGCATGACGGGCGTCATCAACTCGGCCGGCTGGAAGATCTGGAACAACGACGACCCCCGCACCAGCAACGTCCTCTTTGGCGAGTACAAGAACACGGGCATCGGGTCCCAGGGCACCCGCGCCAGCTTCtccaagaagctcgactCCGCCGTCTCCATCTCGAGCATCCTGGGCGGCGACTACGCCAGCGCCGGGTACTTTGATTCTGCTTTCTTgtaa
- a CDS encoding Putative glycoside hydrolase family 10 domain, glycoside hydrolase superfamily produces the protein MKFSLALAAAPLAALATPLGVAPAAHSPHSSHSHSLSHRHPIPVRLAERQASDSIDALFKKRGKLYFGASGDNGIMQQGRTEAIQLANFGQVTPEYSMKWDATEPAPGNFTWGNADYLVDWAQTNDKSVHGHTLLWHTALPTWVSDISDKKVLTKVIERHVQTVVGRYKGKIRSWDVVNEIFNDSGTLRNNTFFNVLGESYVGIAFRAARAADPAAKLYINDYNLDNKDWGKLPALVNKVDQWIGQGIPIDGIGSQSHLVPNMSSNVEAALHALAASRVSEILITELDIDTAPPAEYATVVGACLNVPKCRGITVWGVSDRQSWKSEKKPLLFDENYNPKPAYDAIVKKLKGVVNGWVYEG, from the exons ATGAAGttctctctcgccctcgccgcggcgccgttggccgccctcgccacgCCGCTGGGCGtcgcgcccgccgcgcaCTCCCCTCACTCATCCCACTCTCACTCCCTCTCCCATCGCCATCCGATCCCGGTCAGGCTCGCCGAGCGCCAGGCCTCCGACAGCATCGACGCGCTCTTCAAGAAGAGGGGCAAGCTCTACTTCGGCGCCTCGGGCGACAACGGCATCATGCAGCAGGGCAGGACGGAGGCCATCCAGCTGGCCAACTTCGGCCAGGTGACGCCCGAGTACTCGATGAAGTGGGACGCCACCGAGCCCGCGCCGGGCAACTTCACCTGGGGCAACGCCGACTACCTCGTCGACTGGGCCCAGACGAACGACAAGTCGGTCCACGGCCACACGCTGCTGTGGCACACGGCGCTACCGACGTGGGTGTCGGACATTAGTGACAAGAAGGTCCTCACCAAGGTCATCGAGAGGCACGTCCAGACCGTCGTCGGGCGGTACAAGGGGAAGATCAGGTCTTGG GACGTCGTGAACGAGATCTTCAACGACAGCGGCACGCTTCGGAACAACACCTTCTTCAACGTCCTGGGCGAGTCGTacgtcggcatcgccttcCGCGCCGCCCGGGCCGCCGACCCGGCCGCGAAGCTGTACATCAACGACTACAACCTGGACAACAAGGACTGGGGCAAGCTCCCCGCGCTCGTCAACAAGGTGGACCAGTGGATCGGGCAGGGCATTCCCATCGACGGGATCG GCTCTCAGTCCCACCTCGTGCCCAACATGTCGAGcaacgtcgaggcggcgctccACGCGCTCGCGGCCTCGCGGGTGTCCGAGATCCTCATCACcgagctcgacatcgacacggcgccgccggccgagtaCGCGACCGTCGTGGGCGCGTGCCTCAACGTTCCCAAGTGCCGCGGCATCACCGTCTGGGGCGTGAGCGATAGG CAATCGTGGaagagcgagaagaagccgctCTTGTTCGACGAAAACTACAACCCCAAGCCGGCCTACGACGCCATTGTCAAGAAGCTGAAGGGCGTGGTGAATGGGTGGGTTTATGAGGGCTAG
- a CDS encoding Putative amidase signature domain-containing protein: MAPSLLPVIRRLSFPLGTPAFEAARQSLIEEFSAKVPREYHISSSIIDHPPKNVIDIPRESGILSQEEINITENFDAVALAAAIAARKFTAVVVATAFAKRAIIAHQLTCCLTEWFMEEAIDHARALDEHLVKTGTTVGPLHGVPISVKEMIPVAGHHSSLGFLVTRHKDESDSHMIAILRKAGAVFYCKTAQPQGVMHLETVSLHGRVLNPYNIDLTAGGSTGGAAALLALRGSVLSVGTDIGGSIRAPASFCGLYGFKPTSYTLPMKGFVGADGFAAELNVLASAGPLGVSLRDMDFFVAVVKAAQPHLEDPRLVPIAWRGLAGGRPKGATPPLRVGFMMNDGVITPQPPVTRALDWARARLSGSPDFEVKDFAPYRVGEALRNIQLAFFPDGGRQIRDALAATGEPMLPLTQSVIREAESAGQDLDAAGVLRQRVARDDFRCAFAAHWNEAGVDVVVCPAYVGPACVHETGRFWNYTALWNYVDYPGAVVPTPIRALGKGAESYGPGGDDDDEAVMGAQDELVRRLWAEGDFEGAPVGIQVVARKYHDNDLFAALGAMEGPLGLGRGNAW; encoded by the coding sequence ATGGCACCAAGCTTGCTACCCGTCATCAGACGATTGTCGTTTCCCTTGGGCACTCCGGCCTTCGAAGCCGCACGCCAGTCGCTCATCGAGGAGTTCTCAGCCAAGGTGCCGCGAGAATACCacatctcctcctccatcatcgacCACCCGCCCAAGAATGTCATCGACATCCCACGGGAATCCGGCATCCTCTCTCAAGAGGAGATTAACATAACGGAGAACTTCGACGCCGTTGCCTTGGCGGCCGCCATTGCAGCCAGAAAATTCACCGCCGTCGTGGTTGCCACCGCATTCGCCAAGAGAgccatcatcgcccaccAGCTGACGTGCTGCCTGACGGAATGGTTCATGGAAGAGGCCATCGACCACGCCAGGGCGCTGGACGAGCACCTCGTTAAAACGGGCACGACGGTTGGCCCCCTGCACGGGGTACCCATCAGCGTCAAGGAGATGatccccgtcgccggccaccACTCCTCCCTGGGCTTCCTGGTCACCCGTCACAAGGACGAGTCCGACAGCCACATGATCGCCATCCTGCGaaaggccggcgccgtttTCTACTGCAAGACGGCGCAGCCCCAGGGGGTCATGCACCTGGAGACCGTCTCCCTCCACGGCCGCGTGCTCAACCCTTACAACATCGACCTGACGGCCGGCGgctcgacgggcggcgcggccgctCTGTTGGCCCTGCGCGGCTCCGTCCTGAGCGTCGGCACCgacatcggcggcagcattagggcgccggcgagcttctGCGGCCTCTACGGCTTCAAACCCACGTCGTACACGCTCCCCATGAagggcttcgtcggcgccgacgggtTTGCCGCGGAGCTCAACGtcctcgcctcggccgggcCCCTGGGCGTTTCCCTGCGCGACATGGATTTCttcgtggccgtcgtcaaggcTGCGCAACCGCACCTCGAGGACCCGCGTCTCGTCCCGATCGCCTGGAGAGGTCTGGCGGGCGGACGGCCAAAGggggcgacgccgccgctgagggTCGGCTTCATGATGAACGACGGCGTCATCACGCCCCAGCCGCCGGTGACCCGGGCCCTCGACTGGGCGCGCGCCCGGCTGAGCGGCTCTCCCGATTTCGAGGTCAAGGACTTCGCGCCGTaccgcgtcggcgaggcgctcCGCAACATCCAGCTGGCCTTCTTCCCGGACGGGGGCAGGCAGATCAGGGACGCcctggcggcgacgggcgagCCCATGCTCCCGCTCACGCAGTCCGTCATCCGGGAGGCCGAGTCGGCCGGGCAGGACCTGGACGCGGCGGGCGTCCTCCGGCAGCGGGTGGCGCGGGACGACTTCCGGTGCGCCTTCGCGGCGCACTGGAACgaggcgggcgtcgacgtcgtcgtgtGCCCGGCCTACGTCGGCCCCGCGTGCGTGCACGAGACCGGGCGCTTCTGGAACTACACCGCCCTCTGGAACTACGTCGACTACCCGGGCGCCGTCGTGCCCACGCCGATCAGGGCGCTGggcaagggcgccgagagctacggccccggcggcgatgacgacgacgaggcggtGATGGGCGCACAGGACGAGCTCGTCAGGAGGCTGtgggccgagggcgacttCGAGGGCGCGCCGGTCGGGATCCAGGTCGTGGCGCGCAAGTATCACGACAACGATCTCTTCGCGGCTCTCGGGGCGATGGAGGGCCCTCTGGGGCTCGGGAGAGGGAACGCGTGGTAG